In one Nicotiana sylvestris chromosome 8, ASM39365v2, whole genome shotgun sequence genomic region, the following are encoded:
- the LOC138875088 gene encoding receptor-like protein 9DC1 yields the protein MWIKDPTIKPPISDEGDLYYTDSVTVVTKGLEREVVRILSLYTIDLSNKKFEGHIPSVLGDLILLRVLNLSHNGLQGHIPLSLGNLSLVESLDLSSNQLAGKIPEQLAS from the coding sequence ATGTGGATAAAGGATCCAACAATAAAGCCACCAATTAGTGATGAAGGGGATTTATATTACACAGACTCAGTAACTGTTGTAACAAAAGGACTAGAGCGTGAAGTTGTGAGAATCTTGTCATTGTACACGATTGATCTTTCAAACAAAAAATTTGAAGGACATATTCCCAGTGTTTTGGGAGATCTCATTTTACTTCGGGtgttgaatttgtctcataatggTTTACAGGGTCATATTCCACTATCACTTGGAAATTTATCTCTAGTCGAATCATTAGACCTTTCATCTAACCAGCTAGCAGGAAAAATACCAGAACAACTTGCTTCTTAG